From a single Streptomyces sp. 1331.2 genomic region:
- a CDS encoding NAD-dependent epimerase/dehydratase family protein: MARILVTGGTGSVGSRLVPRLVRWAGEQGSSVRVLVRDEAKAAAAARLGVEVVVGDLCEEADRARALHGADVVVNVAAALRGVPDETAWAVNRDAAVALGREAAKAGVARFVHTSTNLVYGRGLGRPAVEGDRPAPDPAWGAYAASKAAAETGLRALEAEAALPLVVVRLAFVYGQGDPHLAQSLQWAAHWPPHQRLAVVHHADVAQALWRAATAPGIEGRTYNVADDAPLTAWDLHVLNDRTHPGGSSQTTFDPWEGQVSTAAARRDLGWRPLYPSAWTAAEAGAL, encoded by the coding sequence ATGGCGAGGATTCTGGTGACGGGCGGGACCGGTTCGGTGGGGAGCCGGCTGGTGCCGCGGCTGGTGCGCTGGGCGGGCGAGCAGGGCTCCTCGGTGCGGGTGCTGGTGCGGGACGAGGCGAAGGCGGCCGCGGCGGCCCGGCTGGGGGTGGAGGTGGTGGTCGGCGACCTGTGCGAGGAGGCGGACCGGGCGCGGGCGCTGCACGGGGCCGACGTGGTGGTGAACGTGGCGGCGGCACTGCGCGGGGTGCCGGACGAGACGGCGTGGGCCGTCAACCGGGACGCTGCGGTGGCACTGGGCCGGGAAGCCGCGAAGGCCGGGGTGGCCCGGTTCGTCCACACCAGCACCAACCTGGTGTACGGGCGGGGGCTGGGCCGCCCCGCCGTGGAGGGCGACCGGCCGGCGCCGGACCCGGCGTGGGGGGCGTACGCGGCGTCCAAGGCGGCGGCGGAGACCGGACTGCGCGCACTGGAGGCGGAGGCCGCCCTGCCGCTGGTGGTGGTGCGGTTGGCGTTCGTGTACGGGCAGGGCGACCCTCACCTGGCGCAGTCGCTGCAGTGGGCCGCGCACTGGCCCCCGCACCAGCGCCTGGCGGTGGTGCACCACGCGGACGTGGCGCAGGCACTGTGGCGGGCGGCGACGGCGCCCGGGATCGAGGGGCGCACGTACAACGTCGCCGACGATGCGCCGCTGACGGCCTGGGACCTGCACGTCCTCAACGACCGTACGCACCCGGGTGGTTCGTCGCAGACGACGTTCGACCCGTGGGAGGGGCAGGTGTCCACGGCGGCGGCACGCCGGGACCTGGGCTGGCGGCCGCTGTACCCGTCGGCGTGGACGGCGGCCGAGGCCGGGGCCCTGTGA